A region from the Lolium perenne isolate Kyuss_39 chromosome 4, Kyuss_2.0, whole genome shotgun sequence genome encodes:
- the LOC127296731 gene encoding folate synthesis bifunctional protein, mitochondrial, with the protein MLRAKDTFRKMYSAAKGYYCGGLASPNAFSALDLWHSLSSLRKPPGHANLFRVCSYTQCALTNDSADQEVVIALGSNVGDRVSTFDRALRLMRSSGIKVTRHACLYETAPAYVTDQPRFLNSAVRGTTKLGPHELLRKLKEIEKDIGRTAGVRYGPRPIDLDILLYGDSRIKTESLIVPHERIHERPFVLAPLVDLLGSSAEDGMEKSWHSLSKCSGGFFDLWNKLGGESVVGTEGIKRVMSVGNTLLDWRQRTLVMGVLNLTPDSFSDGGKFQEVEAAISQAMLLISEGADIIDIGAQSTRPFARRLSAEEELERLVPVLDAIMKLPEMEGKLLSVDTFYAQVAAETVKRGATMINDVSGGQLDPSILQVVAELGVLYVTMHMRGDPSTMQNEQNLQYDDVCKEVASELYARLRAAELSGIPLWRVILDPGIGFSKKSTQNIEVIAGLESIREEMGKMSLGASHVPILLGPSRKSFLGEICSRADPVERDAATASTVTIAILNGANIVRVHNVRYNVDAAKVSDALLKYRRK; encoded by the exons ATGCTCCGTGCCAAGGACACATTCAGGAAGATGTACTCAGCTGCCAAGGGCTACTACTGCGGAGGGCTAGCGTCTCCTAATGCCTTCTCAG CATTGGATCTTTGGCATTCTCTCAGCTCCTTAAGAAAACCACCAGGCCACGCTAACCTGTTCAGGGTCTGTTCATACACGCAATGCGCCCTCACCAACGATTCCGCCGACCAGGAGGTCGTGATTGCCCTGGGCAGCAACGTGGGAGACAGGGTCAGCACGTTCGACAGGGCGCTGCGGCTGATGAGGAGCTCGGGCATCAAGGTCACCAGGCACGCCTGCCTGTACGAGACCGCCCCAGCCTACGTGACCGACCAGCCGCGGTTCCTCAACTCTGCCGTTAGGGGCACGACGAAGCTGGGGCCTCACGAGTTGCTCAGGAAGCTCAAGGAGATCGAGAAGGATATAGGACGCACCGCCGGGGTAAGGTACGGTCCGAGGCCGATCGATCTGGACATTCTTCTGTATGGGGACTCCCGGATCAAGACCGAGTCTCTGATTGTGCCGCATGAACGCATCCATGAGAGACCGTTCGTCTTGGCGCCTCTTGTTGACCTCCTGGGTTCGTCGGCTGAGGACGGTATGGAGAAAAGCTGGCACTCTCTCTCGAAGTGCAGTGGCGGGTTCTTTGATTTGTGGAACAAGCTCGGCGGTGAATCTGTTGTTGGAACAGAAGGCATTAAAAGGGTCATGTCTGTTGGAAATACGCTGTTGGACTGGCGTCAGAGGACCCTTGTTATGGGGGTGCTTAACCTCACGCCAGACAGCTTCAGCGACGGAGGTAAGTTTCAAGAAGTGGAAGCTGCCATTTCCCAGGCCATGTTGCTAATATCAGAAGGTGCTGACATAATTGATATTGGTGCCCAGTCCACCAGGCCCTTTGCAAGGAGGCTATCCGCAGAAGAAGAGCTTGAGAGGCTGGTCCCTGTTCTGGATGCTATCATGAAACTCCCAGAGATGGAAGGGAAGTTGCTTTCGGTAGACACGTTCTACGCGCAAGTCGCTGCTGAAACTGTAAAAAGAGGAGCCACCATGATCAATGATGTATCTGGTGGGCAGCTTGACCCAAGTATTCTTCAAGTTGTTGCTGAACTGGGAGTTCTGTATGTTACCATGCACATGAGAGGCGATCCATCTACTATGCAGAATGAACAGAATCTACAGTATGATGATGTCTGCAAAGAAGTTGCTTCTGAGTTATATGCCCGGTTGAGAGCAGCAGAGCTTTCTGGAATTCCTTTGTGGAGGGTTATTCTTGACCCTGGCATTGGGTTTTCCAAGAAATCCACACAGAATATTGAAGTAATCGCGGGCTTGGAATCCATTAGAGAAGAGATGGGTAAAATGAGCCTAGGTGCTTCACATGTGCCAATATTACTTGGACCCTCGAGGAAAAGTTTCCTAGGTGAAATATGCAGTCGCGCCGATCCAGTTGAGAGAGATGCTGCTACTGCTTCTACCGTTACAATTGCGATCTTGAATGGCGCTAATATAGTAAGGGTCCATAATGTTAGATACAATGTGGATGCTGCAAAGGTCTCTGATGCATTACTCAAGTACAGAAGAAAATAA